From the genome of Pseudomonadota bacterium:
CGTGCTCGGACACGGGCGAGTGTCGCGATGGAGTGTGCATCGACATCCTCGAGGCGGACGCATACGGAGCCGGGGAGGAAGAGGAATGACGACAATGAGAAGACGCAGGATCATCACTCTTCTGTCCGTCTCCGCTGCGTCACTGCTCGCGTCCTGCTCGGGTTGCGACGGGGGCGGCGGGCACGGCGACACGGACACGACCACGGACACCGACCCTGGCTTCGACACGGACACGAGCTGGGACGGCGGGCCGCTCACCGACTGCGACGACGCGCTGCCGCACGCCGACATGGCCTGCGTGCCGGGCGGCAGGTACCTGATGGGCTGCATGCCGTACGATCTCCAGTGCGAGGAGGTAGAGAAGCCGATGGTGGAGGTGGCGCTTTCGCCGTTCTGGATCGACGAGAAGGAGGCGACGCTCGAGGAGATCGTCCCGTACCTGAACTGGCTGCTGTCGCAGGACGAGTACGTTTGGGACGGCTACATCTACCGGGTCTCCGACCACATGCCGATGTGGATGGGATCGCAGAACAGCGGCAGTTCACCCATTGGCTTAAACGGGGAGACCGGCGAGTTCGAGTATTTCGATGTGGAGGGCGTCTGCACCGCGCGCCCGCTGGGGGCCGCGACCGGCGGGCTGAGCTGGGCTGGGGCGAAGCTGTACTGCGATTGGCGCGGCAAGCGGCTCCCGACCGAGGCAGAGTGGGAGGCCGCGGCGCGGGGGCAGACCAAGTGGATCTACCCGTGCGCGTGGGAGCACTTGGACTGCGCGTACGGCAAGTACGATTGCTGCGGCCCCGAACCGAGCTGCCCGGGGGTGTGTCAGGACCCTTGCTGCATCCCGTTCGAGGACGCGATCACGAATTGCCCGAGCCCCTTCGGCGTGAAGGAGATGTACGGCAACGCGCAGGAGTGGGTGCTGGATCACATGGACGACGAGTCGGACCACTCGTGGTGCGCCGGGGGTTGCACGGACCCGGCGCCGCGGACCGGGGAGGGCGCGATCCTAAAAGGCGGCGGCGTGGGCTCGAAGGCGAGCGGTACCCGTATTTCACGACGGGCCGGGCCCGCGCTCCTGGCGGGGCCCTACAACGGCGTGCGTTGCGTGTCTTCGCCAGTCGATTTCATCCTGTCCGACGGCGGGGTCGTGTGGGGGGAGTGACTGTAGCGGTTGCGGCAACACGTGCGGCGGCGGGACGGATCCCGCGTGGCCGGAGCTCTGCGCCCGCTGCGCCGCGGTGGTCGCGGGGATGAAGAGGTAGGGTCCGGGCTCTGACCGCTGGCACGGAGGCGCCCCGCCGGATAGAATGCCCGCGAGATGAACTGCACCTACTGCGGACAGCTCCTGCACGACCGCGACAGCGAGTGCGTCAACTGCGGCGCCGCCGTCGTCGGCACCCAGCGACCGGCCTCCGGCGGATCCGGCCTCGGGATCGCGGCCGAGGCGCCGGGCAAGGGGACGCGCGTGCTCGGCAGGTGGGGCAACGGCCTGTGGTACCCGGGCGTCATCGACGACGAGCGCGGAGCTTCGAGGCACGTCCTCTTCGACGACGGCGATCAGGCCTGGCGCGGTCCCCAGGATCTCACCGCCGAGGGCGACGCGCCCGACGCGAAAGGCGCCGGGATCGCCCTCGGTGCCAAGGTGATGGGGCAGTGGGCCAACCGCGGTTGGTACGCGGGCACCGTCGACAAGCGCTTCGGCCGCGCCTTCCACGTCGCGTTCGCGGACGGCGACCGGGCGTGGCTCGGCACGGAGCGGATCCGGGTCGGCCAGGCGTCGCGGTGGCTGGCCGTCGCGGCCGTCGTGCTCCTTTTGCTCGTCGCCGCCGGCGGGCTGATCTGGCTGACGGTCGACGGTTCCGGGGAGAGCGGCGCGGGCGCGGCGGCCCCCGCGGCTCCACCGCTCGCCATCCGGCCCATGGAGCCGCTCGCGGCGCCCCCCGTCGTGGGCGCGCGGGTGCTCGCCCCCTTCGGCGACGGCGCGTACTACTTCGCGGCGACGGTTCGCGCCGTGCGCCCCGACGGCCAGGTCGAGCTCCTGTTCCTCGACGGCGATCAGGCGATCGCCCCGGCCGCCTCGCTCCGGCAGGAGAACGTCGGCCCCGGCACGATGGTCAGCGCGCGGCTCCCGTCGTTGCGGGAGTGGTACGCCGGCCAGGTCCGCGAGCGCGACGGCGACCGCGTGCTCGTCCGCTTCGACGACGGCGACGTCCGGTGGGTGCCGCTCTCCGCCGTTCGCCACGCCGCGCCGCCGCAGTCGATCTCAAGGTGACCCCGACGCCCGTCAATCCAGGAAGAACATCGAGACGAAGAAGGCGATCGGGAGGATCGCGTTGAGCGCGTAGAAGAGCCACGTGCCGAGCGTGCGCCGCTCCTTCTCCGTTTCGCCGCCGCCCTTCCCGATCTTGTCGCCGAAGAACCGCCGCATCCAATCGTCGAAGCGCTGGTGCGGCAGCGTCGCCATGCCGGAGACGAGCATGAGCAGGATCGCCGCGAAGAACGGCGTCAGGGCGTACTGCGCGACCCCGGGGATGTGGCGCGGGTGCTCCCAGAACCAGGTGAACGCGAAGAAGAGCCCGTACAGGAAGACGATGCCCGCCGTCACTCCGAAGAAGTAGCGGTTGTACGTGCGCGCGAAGTCGGCGTGCAGCGCCTTCAGGTCCTCGAGGTAGCTCGCGCCGAGGAGCCCGGCGATCCGCTGGCGGGACTCGGCGCCGGGCGCGGCGACGTTCTCGGTCCCGCAGTAGGGGCAGACGACGAGGTCGGGCGTGCGCTCGACGCGCAGCGGGCTCTCGCAGGAGCGGCAGAGCGCGCCCTTCTCGCCGGTCTTCGGGGCGAAGAGCTCGAACAGGAAGCGCACGTCCGCGACGTACGCGTTCTTCCGGGTGAGGAAGGCGGCGCCGATGGTGAGGAGCGCCGACGGGAGCACGACGGCGAGCGCGAAGTTGTGGTCCTCCATCAGGAACTCGTTCACGATCTCGTCGCTGAAGAAGTCGTCGAGGTCCGAGAGGAAGACGCCGTACACGAACAGGGCGATCTGGAGGGCGAAGAGCGCGAAGGGCACCGCGCTCACCAGCTTGAATAGAGTCGGGCGCAGCCCGCCCGCGAAGAGCGCCGCGAGCTCGGCGAACAGCCTCTCGTTCGCGCGGCGGACCTCTGCGGCGAGGCGCACCGCCTCGAGGTGCGCGGGCCCGAGCGGGACCTGCGTCCCGCAGTAGGCGCACGAGGCGACGTCGGTCGCACCGAGGGGCACGCCGGCGCCGCACGACGGGCACAGCAGAAGCTCGACTCGGGCGCTCACGCGGGGCTCCTTCGCACGGCGGTCACCTCTCGGCCCCGTTGAAACCACGCGCCGGAGGGGGGTGTCAACCCCGCGCAAATTCGCTCTTGCCGCCGACCCCCATCCCGAAGACACTGGCGCAGCCGGTTGACCGGCGCACGGAGACTCGGAGAAGAGGTCGTGACGAAGGAAACCAAGAAGCCGCTCGTGAGCCTGATCCTCCTGTTCGTCGTGTCGATCGCGGCCGACCAGGGCACGAAGCAGTGGGCGTACCACGGCCTGCTCGACGACGGCTTCCACGCCGAGACCGACAAGTACGAGGTGTGCGGCGACGACGATCAGGAGCGCGCCCGCGCCCGCTTCGTGCGCCGGCACCAGGAGAACGTCACGGTGATCGACGGGATGTTCGAGCTGCGCTACGTCGAGAACTGCGCGAGCGCCTTCGGCCTTCTGGGGAACGCGCCCGAGTGGTTCCGCTTCCCGTTCTTCATCGTCGTGTCGATCTTCGCCGCGATCTTCATCCCGTACCTGTACCGCAAGACCCCGGCGAGCCAGCGGCTCATGCTGTACGCCATGCCGTTCGTGCTCGGCGGCGCCGTGGGGAACCTGCTCGATCGCCTGTTCTTCAGGTATGTCATCGATTTCGTGGATTGGTACGTCACCATCGACGGCGTGGAGCGCCACTGGCCGACGTTCAACGTCGCGGACGCGGCGATCGTCGTGGGGATCGGCCTCATGCTGCTCCAGCTCCTCCCGCGCAAGAAGCGCCCGGACGCCGCCCCCGCCACGCCATGAGGGTCGTCCTCGTCCACCCGGCCGGCTCGAACTGGGTCCCCGGCGAGAGGGACGTCACCACCGCCGCGAACCGCATGGCGCCGGTCGGGCTCGTGTCGATGGCCGCCTTCCTCGAGGAGCGCGGGCAGCAGGTGGCGGTCCACGACTGCCTGGGTCCGGGCGCGCCGCTCGGCCCGGACGCCAACGCGCGGCGGATCCTCGCGGCCTTTCCGCAGCTCGTCGGGTTCTCGACGACGACCTCCGCCTTCCACGACGCCGACGACATGGCGACCGCGATCAAGGCGGCGCGGCCCGAGGTGCGCACCGTCTTCGGCGGCGTGCACGTGTCGGCGATCGGGGCGCCGCTCCTCGAGCGGTTCCCGGCGATCGACGCCCTGTGCCTCGGCGAAGGGGAGGAGACGCTCGCCGAGCTCGCCGAGGGGAGGCCGCCCGCCGAGATCGCCGGGCTCGTGTGGCGCGACGGCGAGGAGGTCCGGACGAACCCGCCTCGGCCGCAGATCGAGGATCTCGACGCGCTGCCGTTCCCCGCGTACGGGATGCTGCGCGGCTTCCCGAACGGGTACCACCTCCCACCGTTCAGCTACGTGCGCGTGCCGGGCACGACGATGATCACGAGCCGCGGGTGCGTGTACCAGTGCTCCTACTGCGACAGGTCCGTGTTCCGGCGCGGCTTCCGCTCCAACTCGGCCGACTACATCTACGACCACATGCTGCACCTGGTCCGGCGGTTCGGCGTCCGCCACTTCAACGTGTACGACGATCTCTTCACCACGAACCGGAAGCGGATAACCGAGCTGTGCGAGCGGCTCGCCCGGGAGCCCCTCGGGGTGCGGTTCAACTGCGCCGTGCACGCGGGGCACGCGGACGACGATCTGCTGGCGATGCTGCGGAGCGCCGGCTGCCTCATGATCTCGGTCGGGATGGAGTCCGGGGACGCGGAGCTGCTCGCCCGGCACAAGGGCAGCGTCACCCTGGATCAGGTCCGCGAGACCGTGGCGCGGATCCAGGCGAATGGGATGCGCGCCAAGGGGCTGTTCATGATGGGGCTGCCCGGCGAGACGCCGGAGACGTTCCAGCGCACGAGCGACTTCATCCTCTCGCTCGGCCTCGACGACATGAACCTCTCCAAGTTCACGCCGTTCCCGGGCGCGCCGTGCTACGCGGGGATCCGCGACGAGGGCGCGTTCGACGAGGACTGGCGCCGGATGAACTGCCTGAACTTCGTGTTCGTGCCCAAGGGGTTCGCGTCGCGCGAGGAGATGGACGCGCTCTACAACACGCACGTCAAGCGGTTCTACATGGACCCCGAGTGGCGCAGGAAGTTCATGCGGCGCTTCTGGCAGCACCGGCACACGCTGCTCCACTTCATCCGGCACATGCCGTCGTTTCTGGCCGCGAAGAAGCACTTCGAGAACCGGAAGACGTGATCCGCGCGGCCGCTGGGGTGCGGAGGCCCCGCACGCCCCGCGAAGGCGAGGTGCCGAACAGGGGCGTTTTCCCCAATGGTTGTGCCCGGATCCGGGCCGTGCGCGGATCCGCGAATCCTGGCACTGGAATTGCTGCCTAGATCTCAATTGGTGACATTCAACCCCTCGTTCCCGGTGGGGCGATCTGCGCGGGAAAGAGGGCGGGCGTCGAGACGCCATCAGGAGGTACCGTCATGAAGAGGTTGATGCTCCTTTCCTTGGTCGCATCCCTGGCGACACTGGCCGTCGGAACGAGCGCGTCGGCCCAGACCCTCGCGACGAGGCCCTTGTTCGCGACCGTCGCCTGCAGGGGGAACACCGCCGCGTGCGTCAAGCTGGATCTCTACTCGAAGATCGCAGACACCGGCGGCGGCGTCGGCATGGCGAAGCCGTCGGCCGTCTCCGCGGCCAGCGCGACGTCTCGCGGCAACTCCGGCGCGGCCCGCATGGGCAAGGCGGCGGCCGGCGGGACCGAGAACAACCCGGCGATGGACGGCGGCCGCACGGTGCTGAAGACCCGCGCCCACTCCGACCGAGCGCTGAAGAAGGGCGTCGGGCTCGAGCGGAAGCAGGTTGTCCAGCAGGCCCGGCCCGGCCAGCGTTCGCGCGCGCGGCAGGTCCGCGGGGTAGCGCGCCACGGCGGCGACCCCACCATCAACAACCCGGACTCCTCGTCCCGCGCCCCGGCGCAGCGGGCGCGCGCCGTCGAGCGCGTCACGAGCCGCACGCGGCTGAACGCCAGCGGCAACAGGGCGCCGGACGCGGTCCGCTCGCGCGAGATCACGCGCCACCGGCCGACCGACTTCTAGGGCTGCCCGCGCTCAGTGGTTCGTGTCGAGGTCCCTGCCGAACTGCGACTTCACCCGTTTCGCGATGATGTTGAGCAGATCCGACGCGATGATCCCCCATCGCTCGATCCACCCGAGCGGATCCGCCTTCTCGAGGAGCACGGTCCGCTCGCGCCCCGAGAGGATCGAGATCCGCGTGCGCCCGTCCGGTCCGCGCGCCGTGAGCATCGCGCGCATCTCGTAGAGCGGCGTCACGCCCGCGGCGTGGGAGGGCTTCGCGCCGCCCGGCGGCACGATGAGCCCGAGCGGCCGCGACGCGATCCCGAGCGGGATGCGCATCCGCGACGACAGGAAGTCCGCGAGGTCGGTGGCGGCCTCGTCCGTGATGCACTGGTGCAGCGGCAGGTAGCGCGGGCAGCCGTCGGCGCGCAGCAGCATCACGAAGCTCGGCACCTTCCGGTCCGGCATGACGCCGTGGCCGACGAGGAGGCCGCGCAGGGAAGGGAACGGGATCGTGAGCTTGCGGCCGATGTAGACGACCTCGTCGCGGAACGAGACCAGGACCGGCACCCGGTTGGGCGCGCGCAGCCCGATGTCGAACTCGCCGAACCGGACCACGGCGCCCTGGCCCCTGTGCAGCGCGCGCGGCACCTTGCGCACGTAGCGCCACAGGAGATCGTACGCGGCCTCGCCGCGGCCGAGGAGCCGGCCGATGGGCGTGCGCGACAGGAGCCCCTCGGGCAGCTCGAGGATCGGCACCTGGCTGCGGGGATCGAGCCCCGGCGGCTCGGATGTCGTTCCTGTCACCATGGACGCGGATTCTACCCGATATCGCCCGAAACGAAGACCCCTGCGCAATCCGGGCGCGACCGTGTAGTGTCTCGGCATGCGTGACGCCCCGTTCCCGTCGACCCGCTACCTCGGCTCCAAGCGCAAGCTCCTGCCCGCGCTCGAGCCCGTGCTCCGCGCGCTCGCCCCCGACGCCGCGCTCGATCCGTTCTCGGGCACCGCCGCCGTCGCGCACCTGCTCAAGCGGCTCGGGGCGCGCGTCACGGCGGGCGACGCGCTCGAGGCGAACGCGGTCGCGGCGCGGGCGCTCGTCGTCAACCCGGGAGAGCGGCTCGGCGCCCTGGCCCTTCGGCTCGTCGAGGGGCTGCCGGACGCTTCGCCGTCGCCCGGCTTCGTAGAGCGGACGTTCGACGGCGTCTTCTTCGAGCGCGACGAGAACCGGTTCGTCGACCAGATCCTGCCGCGCGTCGACGCCCTTCCCGGGCACCTGCGGGATCTTGCGCTGTGGGCGCTCTTCCAGGCGTGCCTCGCGAAGCGGCCGTACAACCTGTTCCACCGGGCGAACCTCGCGATGCGCCGCCGCGACGTGGCGCGATCGTTCGGCAACAAGGCGACGTGGGACACGCCGTTCGCCGCGCTCTTCGCGCGCTTCGCGGCCGAGGGCGACGCGGCGGTGTTCGACTCGGAGCGGGCGTGCCGCGCGCTCGCCGCTGACGCCTCCGAGATCGATGCCGGCGGCTGCGATCTCGTGTACCTCGACCCGCCGTACGTCTCGGCGCGCGGGCAGGGGGTGGACTACCTCGATTACTACCACTTCCTCGAGGGGCTCTGCCGGCCCGGGACGTGGGGCGCGCGGATCCTCCGGCGCTACCGCCACCTGCCGCTCGCGGGGAGGGGCGAGAGCCCGTGGTCGGATCCGGCGCGGGTGGCCGCCGCGTTCGAGGGCGCGATCGCGCGGTTCTCGGCGGCGCGGCTCGTCGTGTCGTACCGCTCGGACGGGATCCCGGCGATCGACGAGATCGCGCGGTGGCTCGCGAAGGCTGGCAAGCGCGTCGAGGTGATCGACCTGGGGGAGTACACCTATGCTCTCAGCCGCAACCGTACCTCGCGGGAAATGATCCTGGTGGGAGAGTGAACGGACGAAGTGGACGGAATGGACGAAGTGGACGGGGAGAAAAAGAGAATGGCGCAGCCAATGGATCATGATCGATTTCAGGAGCTCTTGTGGAGCTTCGCCGCGCATCGCGTCATCACGGTCGCGGGGAGGACGGGGATGCTCGGCGCGCTCGCCGGCAAGAGGCTCGGCGCGGAGGCGCTCGCCGGGGAGCTCGGGCTCGCGCCGGGCCCGGTGACGAAGATGCTCGCCGCGCTCGCGGCGCTCGGCATCGCCGATCGCGGGGCGGACGGCGCCTTCGGGCTCGCGGCCGAGCTCGAGCCGCTGTTCGGATCGGGCGGCGCCGACTTCACCGCGTTCCTCGAGCACTCGCACGACATGTACACGGCGTGGGGCGCGAACCTCGAGCCGTGGGTGCGCGGCGCCGAGTGGTCCGGGAAGCGGCGGGACGCGGCCGGGATCGCGCGGTTCGGCGCGGCGATGCGCGCCATGGGCACGGCCGTCGCGGCCCGCGTGGCGGCGGCGGTCCATCTCGCGGCCTCGCGGCGCCTGATCGATCTCGGCGGCGGCGTGGGACAGTACGCGGAGGCGTTCTGCCGCGCGAACCCCGCGCTCTTCGCCGTGGTCGTCGACATCCCCGAGGTGGCGCGGCTCGGGCGCGAGCGGCTCGCGGGGAGCTCGCTCGAAACGCGCATCGCGTTCGAGGCTGGCGACTACATCGAGGGGCGCTCGGGCGGCGGGTTCGATCTCGCGCTGCTCGCGAACGTGCTCCACCAGGAGCCCGCGGATCGCGCCGCGGCGATGGTCGCGCGCGCCGCGTCCGAGCTCGTGCCGGGAGGCCGGCTGCTGATCGTCGACTTCACGCTCGAGGGCGGGCCCGCGGCGATCCCGGTGGGCGCGCTGTTCGCCATCAACATGCGATCGCGCGGCGACACGTACCCGGAGACCGCGCTGCGCGGCTTCGCGGCGGCCGCCGGGCTCGAGCGGTTCTCGCGGGCCGACGTCGGTCGCCACCGCGCCGTGTGGAGCGCGTTCAAACCGGAGTGAGGCCGGAGGCCTTCTCGCCGATACTTGCCATTTGTCCTACATGTAGTATAGTAGAATACATGAGGTCGCCCGCCCGGCTCGTTCGCTCGCTCCTTCCCCTCGCCGCGCTCTGCGCGCCGCTCGTCGCGCTCGCCGATCCGGCGCCGTCCTCGACGCCCGCCCTCCCCGCCGAGGATCCGCCCGGCTCGGAGCTCACCGCCCGCGGCCGGGACGTGCGCGGAGTGTACGTGCCGTACCGCAAGGTCGAGCGCGCGAAGCCCGAGGCGCTCGCGAAGTGGGTCGAATCGCTCGGCGCGGACGCGGCGATTATCGACGTGAAGGACGATCGGGGCCGGGTCACCTTCTCGCGCGACCTCGACCGCGCCAGGGGCCCGATGCACGGCGGCGTGAAGGACATGGCCGCGGTCGTCCGCGCCCTGCACGCCCGCGGGATATACGCGATCGGCCGGCTCGTGTGCTTCAAGGACCAGGCGCTCGCGCTCTCGAACCCCGCTACCGCGCTGCGCCACCGGAAGACCAAGGCTTTGTGGCGCGATCGGGGCGGCCTCGCGTGGGTGGATCCGCACTCGCCCATCGCGCGGGAGCACATCGTGGCCGTGGCGCGCGCGGCCGAGGCGCTCGGGTTCGACGAGATCCAGCTCGACTACATCCGCTTCCCGGTGGAGCCCGGCGCGCGGCAGGCGACGTTCCCCAGCCGGGTCGGGGCGCCGGCGCGCCACGCGGTGATCGCCGAGACGCTCGAGGCGGTGGACCGCGCGATTCACCTCCCGCTGTCGATCGACGTGTTCGGGCTCACCGCGTACCACCCGGGCGACGCGGACGGCCTCGGCCAGTCGCTCGAGCACCTCGCGCCGCACGTCGACGCGATCACCCCGATGGTCTACCTCGCCAACTGGCCGCGGCGGTACTGGGAGAACCCGGATCCGCAGACGACCCACGGGCTCGTCGAGGGCGCGGTGCGCGAGATCCGCGAGCGGCTCGGCGACGGGATCGCGGTGCGGCCGCTCCTCCAGGCGTTCCGGTGGCGTGCCAAGCTGTTCTCGGGCGCGTTCATCGCGGATCAGATCCGCGCCTCGCAGGAGGGCGGATCGTCGGGTTACCTGTTCTGGAACCAGGGCGGCAACTACGGGATCGTGCAGACCACGTGGCGCCGGCTCGACGCCGCCGCGCCGAAATCCGATCTCGACCTCCTCGCGCGGGAGTAGGGGCGGACCTACGTGTCCGCCCTCGTCCGCCCGTGTCCGCCCGTGTCCTTTCGTTTGCCCGCACCGGGGGCGAACACATAGGTTCGCCCCTACAACGTGATCGACGCGACTGGTGGCGGGCGAACACGTGGGTTCGCCCCTGATATGGACCGACCGATCAATTGAAATCGTTTCCGGCGTCGGCCGACCTCTGATTCGGGAGCTGAAGGCGGCAGACGAGGGTGGCTGCTTCGACGACGAATCACTCTGATATGCGCGGGTTGCGCACGTTGCCGTGCACAGAGCCGCATGACTGTTCTCCGTCGGGCTGGAGCGCCGTCTACTGTCGCGGGTCCGGAAGGGCGAGCCTCCCTGTCGCATAGGGGCGCCGCGCTTTCGCCTTGTCGTGCCTCGCCTCATCTGCCGTCCTCAGCCTCCGAATCTCCTCGTTGCGATCAGGCCGCTTCGCTATGGCGCAGCACCGCCCAGATGAATCCGACGAGCTCGCGCGCGACGGCCACCACGGCGACGTTGTGCGGTTTCTTGTAGCCCTCCTTGAGCTTGAAGTACCGACTGTGCAGCCTCTCCTGCGCGCGGTCCGCGATCGCGAGCACTCGGGCCGGCTGCCCCTCCCGCCGCTTGCGCATGGTGAGGTTCACCGACGGCCGGTGTCGGTAGTGCTGTGCCGCTTCTACGAGGGTCCGGCGCACGTGCGTGTTCCCGGCCTTCGTGATGCTCCCGCGCCGCACGCGGCTCGAGCTCGTGTGCTCGCTCGGGGTCATCCCGAGAAACGACATTAGCTCGCGCGGGCTCGTGAAGCGCCGGAAGTCGTGCAGCTCCGCGAGGAGCATCATCGCCGTCAGCGTCTCGACACCGCGGAGGCAGCGCAGCCAGCCCACCTGCTCGCGGTAACGCTCGCTCTGCGCGACCTCCGCGATCTGCTCGTCGATGCGCTTCAGCCTCTCCTCGACCTGCTCCAGCACGAGCACGTAGCCTTCGAAGACGCGCTGCGAAATCTCGTCTCCGAAGCGGACCTGCTTGAGCCAGTTGCGGTGGCGCATCGACCAGTTCTTTCCCTCGCGGAAAACGAAACCGTGGCGGAGCAGCATCTTCCCGAGCCTGTGCCGCGCCCGCATCTGGTCCTGCTTCGTGTCCTCGCGAGCCCGAGTGAGATCACGGACCGACTCGTCCTCCGGAGCCGGCGGATGCACCTCGGTGAGGAGACCGGCCTGGAGCAGCTCGGCGAGTTTTCGCGCATCACGGCGGTCCGTCTTCACATGCTCGCCCGGCTTCACCGGAATGAGCGACGGCGCTACGACCACGCAATCGATCCCCTGCTCGCACATCTGCCGCTGCAGCGCGTACCCGCACGGCCCCGCCTCGTACGCGGCCTTCACCGTGCCTTTCGTCCTCTCTGTCAGCTTCTTGATCAGCCTCGTGACCGCACGCGGCTCGTTGGCGAGCTGCCACTCCGCCTCGGGCTCGCGTCTGCCGCGCGCGGCGACGGCCACGTTGATGGCTGCTTTGTGGACGTCCATCCCGACGAAAATGGTATTCTGATTTGCGGACACGACCGGCTCCTTTCGCATGTAGCTCTGGGCTACGTGGTTTCCGCTTCGCAGCCTAACCTACGAAAGCTGCGAAACGGGCCGGTCGGTCCATTCTGTCTACAGCAGGCGGGTCCAGAGCGGGATCGTGGCGATCCCGGCGACTGCGATCACGAACAGCGCGGTGCAGGCGATCGGGTGGCGCTCGACGAGGCGAGTGAACTCGGTGCTCAACCGCTTGGTGAACGTGACGTGGCACTGGATCGGGACGCGGCCGTCGGCCCTCGCGTCGAGCCTGTCGATCATCTCCCTTGCGGACTGGTAGCGCTTCGTCCGATCCTTCTCCATTCCCTTCTTCAGGTACCAGCGCAGATCCATCGGTACGATCGGCTGGTGCGGGCTCGCCTTGATCTTCGTGATCTGCAGCGGCTGGCTCACGACGCCCGCGAGCACGTCGTCCAGCGCGTCGCGCCCCTCGAGGTAGTGAGTGAGGCACAGGAGCTCGTGGAGCAGCACCGTGAGCGAGTAGACGTCGCTGCGCTCGTCGACCGGCTCGCCGCGCGCCTGCTCGGGCGACATGTAGATCGGGGTGCCGATGATCGCGCCGATCTGCGTGCGGGCGAACCTGGACGTGTCGCCGGACTTCTGCACCACGCGCTCGACGGTGGTGTCGTCCAGCCCAACGCCCTCGCCGCGGATCGACTTCGCGATCCCCCAGTCCATGAGGAGCACCTCGCCGAACCGGCCGATCATGACGTTCGCGGGCTTCAGGTCCCGGTGCACGATCCCGCGGGAGTGGGCGAACGCGACCGCCTCGAGCAGGCCGCGGAAGATCTGCACGCGCCGCTCGAAGCCGTACTCGCGGTGCGCCTCGGCGTCCCCGGCCTTCAGCCGCGCGATGATCGACTCGAGCGTCTCGCCGTCCACGTACTTCATCACGAAGTAGTAATCGCCGGCCTCGTCGACGCCGACGTCGTGGATCGGGACGACGTTCGGGTGCTCGAGCGAGCCGACGGTCCGGATCTCCTCCACGAACCGCGCGACCATCTCGTCGCACCTGGCCTCGGCGCGGATCTTCTTGACCGCCACGGTGCGGCCGATGTCGTGATCCATGGCCGCGGTCACCTCGCCTGCGCCGCCCTCGCCGAGCGCGCGCAACGGCTCGAAGCGGCTGCGCGCCTCGTGCACGAGCGTCGGCCGCTCGCCGGAGATCTCCACCCTGGGCAGTACGGTGGTCCGGACACCGCCGGCGATCGAGACCGCGGCGCCGGAGGTCGAGAGGACCGTGCGGGCGGGATCCGTCGCGGCGACGGTCCTCGCGTTCGTGTCGACGCCGACGGCCTTCGCGTGCGCGCCGAGACTAACGGTCTTCACGTGCAGATCGACCGTGCGCCTCAGCAGAGCGGGTGGCTTTTGCGGCGCCGGCGACAAGGGCTTCGGCGGGCCGTGCCCGAGAGCGGTGCGCGCGGCGCCCGGTACCTGCGGCGGCGGCTTGAGCGGGCTCGGTCGTGGTGGTTTCTCGTCGGCCATCGGATCCTCCGAGAGTTCGAGTGAACTCCGG
Proteins encoded in this window:
- a CDS encoding formylglycine-generating enzyme family protein codes for the protein MPYDLQCEEVEKPMVEVALSPFWIDEKEATLEEIVPYLNWLLSQDEYVWDGYIYRVSDHMPMWMGSQNSGSSPIGLNGETGEFEYFDVEGVCTARPLGAATGGLSWAGAKLYCDWRGKRLPTEAEWEAAARGQTKWIYPCAWEHLDCAYGKYDCCGPEPSCPGVCQDPCCIPFEDAITNCPSPFGVKEMYGNAQEWVLDHMDDESDHSWCAGGCTDPAPRTGEGAILKGGGVGSKASGTRISRRAGPALLAGPYNGVRCVSSPVDFILSDGGVVWGE
- the lspA gene encoding signal peptidase II — its product is MTKETKKPLVSLILLFVVSIAADQGTKQWAYHGLLDDGFHAETDKYEVCGDDDQERARARFVRRHQENVTVIDGMFELRYVENCASAFGLLGNAPEWFRFPFFIVVSIFAAIFIPYLYRKTPASQRLMLYAMPFVLGGAVGNLLDRLFFRYVIDFVDWYVTIDGVERHWPTFNVADAAIVVGIGLMLLQLLPRKKRPDAAPATP
- a CDS encoding B12-binding domain-containing radical SAM protein; translated protein: MRVVLVHPAGSNWVPGERDVTTAANRMAPVGLVSMAAFLEERGQQVAVHDCLGPGAPLGPDANARRILAAFPQLVGFSTTTSAFHDADDMATAIKAARPEVRTVFGGVHVSAIGAPLLERFPAIDALCLGEGEETLAELAEGRPPAEIAGLVWRDGEEVRTNPPRPQIEDLDALPFPAYGMLRGFPNGYHLPPFSYVRVPGTTMITSRGCVYQCSYCDRSVFRRGFRSNSADYIYDHMLHLVRRFGVRHFNVYDDLFTTNRKRITELCERLAREPLGVRFNCAVHAGHADDDLLAMLRSAGCLMISVGMESGDAELLARHKGSVTLDQVRETVARIQANGMRAKGLFMMGLPGETPETFQRTSDFILSLGLDDMNLSKFTPFPGAPCYAGIRDEGAFDEDWRRMNCLNFVFVPKGFASREEMDALYNTHVKRFYMDPEWRRKFMRRFWQHRHTLLHFIRHMPSFLAAKKHFENRKT
- a CDS encoding DNA adenine methylase produces the protein MRDAPFPSTRYLGSKRKLLPALEPVLRALAPDAALDPFSGTAAVAHLLKRLGARVTAGDALEANAVAARALVVNPGERLGALALRLVEGLPDASPSPGFVERTFDGVFFERDENRFVDQILPRVDALPGHLRDLALWALFQACLAKRPYNLFHRANLAMRRRDVARSFGNKATWDTPFAALFARFAAEGDAAVFDSERACRALAADASEIDAGGCDLVYLDPPYVSARGQGVDYLDYYHFLEGLCRPGTWGARILRRYRHLPLAGRGESPWSDPARVAAAFEGAIARFSAARLVVSYRSDGIPAIDEIARWLAKAGKRVEVIDLGEYTYALSRNRTSREMILVGE
- a CDS encoding methyltransferase, with protein sequence MAQPMDHDRFQELLWSFAAHRVITVAGRTGMLGALAGKRLGAEALAGELGLAPGPVTKMLAALAALGIADRGADGAFGLAAELEPLFGSGGADFTAFLEHSHDMYTAWGANLEPWVRGAEWSGKRRDAAGIARFGAAMRAMGTAVAARVAAAVHLAASRRLIDLGGGVGQYAEAFCRANPALFAVVVDIPEVARLGRERLAGSSLETRIAFEAGDYIEGRSGGGFDLALLANVLHQEPADRAAAMVARAASELVPGGRLLIVDFTLEGGPAAIPVGALFAINMRSRGDTYPETALRGFAAAAGLERFSRADVGRHRAVWSAFKPE
- a CDS encoding putative glycoside hydrolase translates to MRSPARLVRSLLPLAALCAPLVALADPAPSSTPALPAEDPPGSELTARGRDVRGVYVPYRKVERAKPEALAKWVESLGADAAIIDVKDDRGRVTFSRDLDRARGPMHGGVKDMAAVVRALHARGIYAIGRLVCFKDQALALSNPATALRHRKTKALWRDRGGLAWVDPHSPIAREHIVAVARAAEALGFDEIQLDYIRFPVEPGARQATFPSRVGAPARHAVIAETLEAVDRAIHLPLSIDVFGLTAYHPGDADGLGQSLEHLAPHVDAITPMVYLANWPRRYWENPDPQTTHGLVEGAVREIRERLGDGIAVRPLLQAFRWRAKLFSGAFIADQIRASQEGGSSGYLFWNQGGNYGIVQTTWRRLDAAAPKSDLDLLARE